The Monodelphis domestica isolate mMonDom1 chromosome 7, mMonDom1.pri, whole genome shotgun sequence genome window below encodes:
- the ATOSB gene encoding atos homolog protein B isoform X1, translating to MRHVQVEPTPSPEPGPSQPPAGQRGRRGGLLMGFSQAGGTVSQGVYQVSVFSPLASPPEPRRALKRPGPPTEGVREAKRGPGLAGREGQPLEEPATLGPLDPGLGLGLGGAGQHFSHRGLQVVEHRDSPTPPRTTGAWISPGPLPHASYSTLHTRDWGPPEPGGKAGLDEAPGPVTPSGQLHILDADLHSLAQKGEEDPGPEMGNGGSPWPGEPPGTANGHSPEHTPPGPAPPGPCPAKRRLLPAGEAPDVNSGDEGPAPRRHRAAPSGPPPATRSTDAKAAPFWNHLLPISREPMQGLADCSPTGRRLKGARRLKLSSLRSFRKGPGLLISPSAPHVPTLAVSRTLLGNFEESLLRGRFVPSGHIEGFTAEIGASGSYCPQHVTLPVAVTFFDVSEHSAPAPFLGVVDLNPLGRKGYSVPKAGTVQVTLFNPNQTVVKMFLVTFDFSDMPAAHVTFLRHRLFLVPVGEEGSVNPTRRLLCYLLHLRFRSSRSGRLYLHGDIRLLFSRRSLELDTGLPYELQALTEAPQNPRYSPLP from the exons ATGCGCCACGTGCAGGTGGAACCAACGCCATCCCCTGAGCCTGGCCCCTCACAGCCCCCAGCTGGGCAGAGGGGCCGGAGGGGTGGGCTGCTCATGGGCTTCAGCCAAGCAGGAGGGACTGTGTCCCAGGGAGTCTACCAGGTGTCTGTCTTTTCCCCTCTGGCCAGCCCTCCTGAACCCCGTAGGGCCCTGAAGCGGCCAGGACCCCCTACTGAAGGTGTCCGTGAGGCAAAGAGAGGTCCAGGGCTAGCGGGTAGGGAAGGACAACCCCTTGAGGAGCCAGCCACTTTAGGGCCATTGGATCCTGGGCTGGGCCTGGGGCTGGGAGGGGCAGGTCAGCACTTCTCACACCGTGGCCTCCAAGTTGTGGAGCATCGGGACAGCCCAACTCCACCTAGAACTACTGGGGCCTGGATTTCCCCTGGGCCTCTACCACATGCTTCCTATAGCACTTTGCACACCAGAGACTGGGGCCCCCCAGAGCCTGGGGGGAAGGCGGGCCTAGATGAGGCCCCTGGGCCAGTGACACCTTCTGGCCAGCTGCACATACTTGATGCTGATTTGCACAGTCTTGCACAGAAAGGGGAAGAGGACCCAGGACCTGAGATGGGCAATGGGGGTAGCCCCTGGCCTGGGGAACCCCCCGGCACTGCCAATGGACACAGCCCTGAGCATACTCCCCCAGGCCCAGCCCCCCCAGGGCCCTGTCCTGCCAAGCGACGGCTGCTCCCAGCTGGAGAGGCCCCTGATGTCAACTCTGGAGATGAGGGACCAGCCCCCCGAAGGCATAGGGCTGCTCCTTCTGGCCCTCCCCCTGCTACCCGAAGTACTGATGCCAAAGCTGCGCCATTCTGGAACCACCTGCTGCCCATATCCAGGGAGCCAATGCAG GGCTTGGCAGACTGCAGTCCTACAGGGCGAAGACTGAAAGGTGCCCGACGTTTAAAACT GAGCTCTCTGCGAAGCTTCCGGAAGGGGCCAGGCCTGCTGATTTCTCCCAGTGCCCCCCATGTTCCTACCCTTGCTGTCAGCCGCACCCTGCTAGGCAACTTTGAG GAGTCATTGCTTCGAGGTCGATTTGTGCCATCTGGCCACATTGAGGGCTTCACTGCTGAGATTGGGGCCAGTGGTTCCTACTGCCCCCAGCATGTCACCCTACCTGTTGCTGTCACCTTCTTTGATGTCTCTGAGCATAGTGCCCCAGCCCCCTTCCTG GGCGTCGTGGACCTGAACCCTCTGGGGAGGAAGGGCTATAGCGTTCCCAAGGCGGGCACCGTTCAAGTG ACCTTATTTAACCCTAACCAGACGGTGGTGAAGATGTTCCTTGTGACCTTTGACTTCTCGGACATGCCTGCTGCCCATGTGACCTTCCTTCGCCACCGACTCTTCCTGGTGCCTGTGGGTGAAGAAGGCAGTGTGAACCCTACTCGACGCCTCCTCTGCTACCTGCTACACCTCAG GTTCCGAAGTTCTCGTTCTGGCCGGCTGTACCTACATGGGGACATCCGCCTCCTCTTCTCCCGTCGGAGCCTGGAACTAGACACAGGGCTCCCCTATGAGCTGCAGGCCTTGACAGAGGCCCCCCAGAATCCTCGTTATTCACCTTTGCCCTGA
- the ATOSB gene encoding atos homolog protein B isoform X2 has translation MRHVQVEPTPSPEPGPSQPPAGQRGRRGGLLMGFSQAGGTVSQGVYQVSVFSPLASPPEPRRALKRPGPPTEGVREAKRGPGLAGREGQPLEEPATLGPLDPGLGLGLGGAGQHFSHRGLQVVEHRDSPTPPRTTGAWISPGPLPHASYSTLHTRDWGPPEPGGKAGLDEAPGPVTPSGQLHILDADLHSLAQKGEEDPGPEMGNGGSPWPGEPPGTANGHSPEHTPPGPAPPGPCPAKRRLLPAGEAPDVNSGDEGPAPRRHRAAPSGPPPATRSTDAKAAPFWNHLLPISREPMQGLADCSPTGRRLKGARRLKLSSLRSFRKGPGLLISPSAPHVPTLAVSRTLLGNFEESLLRGRFVPSGHIEGFTAEIGASGSYCPQHVTLPVAVTFFDVSEHSAPAPFLTLFNPNQTVVKMFLVTFDFSDMPAAHVTFLRHRLFLVPVGEEGSVNPTRRLLCYLLHLRFRSSRSGRLYLHGDIRLLFSRRSLELDTGLPYELQALTEAPQNPRYSPLP, from the exons ATGCGCCACGTGCAGGTGGAACCAACGCCATCCCCTGAGCCTGGCCCCTCACAGCCCCCAGCTGGGCAGAGGGGCCGGAGGGGTGGGCTGCTCATGGGCTTCAGCCAAGCAGGAGGGACTGTGTCCCAGGGAGTCTACCAGGTGTCTGTCTTTTCCCCTCTGGCCAGCCCTCCTGAACCCCGTAGGGCCCTGAAGCGGCCAGGACCCCCTACTGAAGGTGTCCGTGAGGCAAAGAGAGGTCCAGGGCTAGCGGGTAGGGAAGGACAACCCCTTGAGGAGCCAGCCACTTTAGGGCCATTGGATCCTGGGCTGGGCCTGGGGCTGGGAGGGGCAGGTCAGCACTTCTCACACCGTGGCCTCCAAGTTGTGGAGCATCGGGACAGCCCAACTCCACCTAGAACTACTGGGGCCTGGATTTCCCCTGGGCCTCTACCACATGCTTCCTATAGCACTTTGCACACCAGAGACTGGGGCCCCCCAGAGCCTGGGGGGAAGGCGGGCCTAGATGAGGCCCCTGGGCCAGTGACACCTTCTGGCCAGCTGCACATACTTGATGCTGATTTGCACAGTCTTGCACAGAAAGGGGAAGAGGACCCAGGACCTGAGATGGGCAATGGGGGTAGCCCCTGGCCTGGGGAACCCCCCGGCACTGCCAATGGACACAGCCCTGAGCATACTCCCCCAGGCCCAGCCCCCCCAGGGCCCTGTCCTGCCAAGCGACGGCTGCTCCCAGCTGGAGAGGCCCCTGATGTCAACTCTGGAGATGAGGGACCAGCCCCCCGAAGGCATAGGGCTGCTCCTTCTGGCCCTCCCCCTGCTACCCGAAGTACTGATGCCAAAGCTGCGCCATTCTGGAACCACCTGCTGCCCATATCCAGGGAGCCAATGCAG GGCTTGGCAGACTGCAGTCCTACAGGGCGAAGACTGAAAGGTGCCCGACGTTTAAAACT GAGCTCTCTGCGAAGCTTCCGGAAGGGGCCAGGCCTGCTGATTTCTCCCAGTGCCCCCCATGTTCCTACCCTTGCTGTCAGCCGCACCCTGCTAGGCAACTTTGAG GAGTCATTGCTTCGAGGTCGATTTGTGCCATCTGGCCACATTGAGGGCTTCACTGCTGAGATTGGGGCCAGTGGTTCCTACTGCCCCCAGCATGTCACCCTACCTGTTGCTGTCACCTTCTTTGATGTCTCTGAGCATAGTGCCCCAGCCCCCTTCCTG ACCTTATTTAACCCTAACCAGACGGTGGTGAAGATGTTCCTTGTGACCTTTGACTTCTCGGACATGCCTGCTGCCCATGTGACCTTCCTTCGCCACCGACTCTTCCTGGTGCCTGTGGGTGAAGAAGGCAGTGTGAACCCTACTCGACGCCTCCTCTGCTACCTGCTACACCTCAG GTTCCGAAGTTCTCGTTCTGGCCGGCTGTACCTACATGGGGACATCCGCCTCCTCTTCTCCCGTCGGAGCCTGGAACTAGACACAGGGCTCCCCTATGAGCTGCAGGCCTTGACAGAGGCCCCCCAGAATCCTCGTTATTCACCTTTGCCCTGA